One Pseudomonas abieticivorans genomic region harbors:
- a CDS encoding M16 family metallopeptidase, whose protein sequence is MNNLHSLTSLVDFHGTTAAHRVMDIQRWEARGARVLFVQTHEIPMFEIKLDFVAGSSRDGTTPGLALLTNGMLNEGIAGVDAEQLATAFEDQGAEYTNSVSRDFSTVGLRSLSAPAKRDAAVALLAQVVGNPTLPASALEQIRGQALNLVKSQQRSAAKRLSDALMRKLYQRHPYEHSRTGTEAGLAVVTLEQIREFHQRSYGAANLTISLVGDLSRSEAEAMIADLVAQLPDSPALTPLPAVAWPGAEVIHLDAPGADVSVILTLPAISRADPDHVALTVANMIFGDPNGLEARLMQELRVKRGLTYGAYSRLTQLLASGHWTLSWNTRAQYNDATQDLVENMLRDFLRDGPTTEELEQVRAGLLGRYPLQTASNQQIMEQLQIIGSHDLPLDTAQQFVVELLALTPQSIRAALQRHFDADQLLYFSIGPDAPQQPLPELADR, encoded by the coding sequence ATGAATAACCTGCACTCACTCACCTCGCTGGTAGATTTTCACGGCACCACTGCCGCGCACCGGGTCATGGACATCCAGCGTTGGGAGGCCCGGGGTGCGCGAGTACTGTTCGTGCAAACCCACGAAATCCCGATGTTTGAAATCAAGCTGGATTTCGTCGCCGGCAGCAGCCGCGACGGCACTACGCCGGGGCTGGCGCTGCTCACCAACGGCATGCTCAACGAGGGCATTGCCGGCGTCGATGCCGAGCAGTTGGCCACTGCCTTCGAAGATCAGGGGGCGGAGTATACCAATAGCGTCAGCCGCGACTTTTCCACCGTTGGCCTGCGCAGCCTCAGTGCGCCGGCCAAGCGAGACGCTGCCGTCGCCCTGCTGGCACAGGTGGTCGGCAACCCGACGCTACCCGCGAGCGCCCTGGAGCAGATCCGTGGCCAGGCACTGAACCTGGTAAAAAGCCAACAGCGATCAGCCGCCAAACGTCTGTCCGATGCCCTGATGCGCAAGCTCTACCAGCGCCACCCCTACGAACACTCACGCACTGGCACCGAGGCCGGCCTTGCGGTCGTTACCCTGGAACAGATACGTGAGTTTCATCAGCGCAGCTATGGTGCAGCCAACCTGACCATCAGCCTGGTGGGCGACCTGAGTCGCAGCGAGGCCGAGGCCATGATCGCAGACCTGGTTGCGCAACTACCCGATAGCCCTGCACTGACGCCCCTGCCCGCAGTTGCCTGGCCGGGCGCCGAAGTCATCCACCTCGACGCGCCCGGTGCCGACGTATCGGTGATCCTGACCTTGCCCGCCATCTCACGCGCCGACCCGGACCATGTGGCCCTGACCGTGGCCAATATGATCTTTGGCGATCCAAACGGCTTGGAGGCGCGCTTGATGCAGGAGCTGCGAGTCAAACGCGGCCTGACCTATGGCGCCTATTCACGCTTGACCCAACTATTGGCCAGTGGCCACTGGACCCTGAGTTGGAATACCCGGGCCCAGTACAACGACGCAACCCAAGACCTGGTGGAAAACATGCTTCGGGATTTTCTGCGCGACGGCCCAACCACCGAAGAACTCGAACAGGTGCGCGCCGGCCTGTTGGGCCGTTACCCCCTGCAAACTGCCAGTAACCAGCAGATCATGGAGCAACTGCAAATCATCGGCAGCCACGACTTGCCCCTCGACACTGCGCAGCAGTTTGTCGTCGAGTTGCTGGCCCTGACCCCGCAAAGCATCCGCGCCGCACTGCAACGCCACTTCGATGCCGATCAACTGCTGTACTTCAGCATCGGGCCCGACGCCCCCCAGCAGCCATTGCCGGAGCTGGCGGACCGATAA
- a CDS encoding M16 family metallopeptidase produces MRHTFALDNGLSVIVKEDHRAPVVSTQLWYHVGASYEYPGQSGLSHALEHLLFSGSSKLPEGQYSRLLQRMGASANAFTSEDATVFHQLLPAARLEPVLEIASDTMHTATLAAQVFTREIEVVKAERSLLVDHMPAARLHEAVTAQGFAHSSYRTPTIGTAVDLASMTVTDLQHWYRNWYAPNNATLVVCGDVQASAVKILVERHFGTLARSQLPVRKRPQEPDGFGQRSLTLKLPQASPTLSLAFNVPSHGTSTEVRSLNALRLTRFLLAEGIGSRLFSRLLRGKEVITSASADYTAYARGDQLFRITVHPSDDISATESALWGELEALKADPPSEQELARAQTKLTATQVYASDNLEYQSAQLGQLAACGLPLSLLDSQQNDLAQVRPADIQAVAQRFFVRERLTTGYLTPKENSHE; encoded by the coding sequence ATGCGCCATACCTTTGCACTCGACAATGGCCTGAGCGTCATCGTCAAGGAAGACCACCGCGCCCCCGTGGTCAGTACCCAGTTGTGGTACCACGTGGGCGCCAGCTACGAGTACCCGGGCCAGTCCGGGCTATCCCATGCCCTGGAGCACTTGTTGTTTTCCGGCAGCAGCAAACTGCCAGAGGGCCAATACTCACGACTACTGCAACGCATGGGCGCGAGCGCAAACGCCTTTACCAGCGAAGACGCCACGGTCTTCCATCAGTTGCTGCCCGCAGCCAGGCTGGAGCCGGTGCTGGAAATAGCCAGCGATACGATGCACACCGCCACGCTGGCAGCGCAGGTGTTCACCCGGGAAATCGAAGTCGTCAAGGCCGAACGCAGCCTTCTCGTTGATCACATGCCTGCCGCACGGTTGCATGAGGCGGTGACGGCGCAAGGCTTTGCCCACAGCAGCTATCGCACCCCCACCATCGGTACGGCCGTTGACCTGGCCAGCATGACCGTCACGGACCTGCAGCACTGGTACCGCAACTGGTATGCCCCCAACAACGCCACCCTGGTGGTGTGCGGCGATGTTCAGGCAAGCGCCGTGAAAATTCTGGTCGAACGGCATTTTGGCACCTTGGCCCGCAGCCAACTGCCGGTCAGGAAACGTCCGCAAGAGCCCGACGGTTTCGGCCAGCGCAGCCTCACGCTGAAACTGCCGCAAGCCAGCCCTACTTTGTCGCTGGCCTTCAACGTCCCGAGCCACGGCACCTCGACCGAGGTGCGCAGCCTCAACGCTCTGCGCCTGACCCGCTTCCTGCTGGCCGAGGGTATCGGTTCAAGGCTTTTCAGCCGGCTGCTGCGAGGCAAGGAAGTCATCACCAGCGCCAGTGCCGATTACACGGCCTATGCCCGCGGCGATCAGCTGTTTCGCATCACCGTGCATCCCAGCGACGACATTTCGGCCACCGAAAGCGCCTTGTGGGGTGAACTGGAGGCCCTCAAGGCCGACCCACCCAGCGAACAGGAGCTTGCGAGGGCGCAGACCAAACTGACCGCCACACAGGTCTACGCCAGCGACAATCTTGAATACCAAAGCGCGCAACTGGGTCAACTGGCTGCGTGCGGTCTGCCGCTGTCGTTGCTCGACAGCCAGCAAAACGACCTCGCCCAGGTTCGCCCCGCAGACATTCAAGCAGTAGCGCAGCGCTTTTTCGTGCGTGAGCGCCTGACAACCGGATACCTGACACCCAAGGAGAACAGCCATGAATAA
- a CDS encoding M16 family metallopeptidase has protein sequence MHITPAFKNILDVDTANRHLDLQRWKTAEGTRVLFAETHDEPLVTIRLDFAAGSCRDGEHPGLSKLTNSMLDEGISEMNAEQLASAFKELNAEYRSNNTADLSCIGLQFSSAPLQRDAAVSLLAQVVGRPSLRADSFNKMQTAVVGLWQKEESLPGTRFHALQTKHIYNGHPYFNIPGGSSTEVAARTLEQVRTAHHENFGASNLTVTLVGDLSRDDAQAMINTIIAQLPASPKLAALPAPVWPGPDAQHYEEPTVGMTGMITFPSVNRAHPDHVALTVANHIFGNSGDKNSRLMREVHIKRNLYKRPSSTLHQLGTVGEWSINWRTREQYREASRQLLTRMLEDFLRDGPTAEELAQACSALLGSYPLHTVSHWHINTLLQPIAIHDLPLDTPERFARELMALTPHDIVAAMNRHYVMDQLLYTSMGPTVDQQPLPPLAHE, from the coding sequence ATGCACATCACACCCGCTTTCAAAAACATCCTTGACGTAGATACAGCGAATCGTCACCTGGACCTTCAGCGCTGGAAAACAGCTGAGGGCACCCGCGTGCTGTTCGCCGAAACCCACGATGAACCCTTGGTTACCATCAGGCTGGACTTTGCTGCAGGCAGTTGCCGCGATGGTGAACACCCAGGGCTGTCAAAACTTACAAATAGCATGCTCGACGAGGGCATAAGCGAGATGAACGCCGAGCAACTGGCCAGCGCTTTCAAGGAACTGAACGCTGAGTACAGGAGCAACAACACTGCGGACCTGTCGTGTATTGGCCTGCAATTTTCAAGTGCCCCCCTACAGCGCGACGCCGCAGTATCGCTGCTCGCTCAGGTGGTCGGGCGCCCAAGCCTGCGAGCAGACAGCTTCAACAAGATGCAGACGGCAGTGGTGGGCCTTTGGCAAAAAGAGGAAAGCCTGCCAGGCACGCGGTTCCATGCGCTCCAAACGAAACATATCTACAACGGCCATCCTTATTTCAATATCCCTGGCGGTAGCTCCACCGAGGTGGCAGCACGCACGCTCGAACAGGTTCGAACCGCTCATCATGAGAACTTCGGGGCTAGCAACCTCACCGTTACCCTGGTGGGCGACCTGAGCCGGGATGATGCCCAAGCCATGATCAATACGATCATTGCGCAGCTTCCCGCCAGCCCCAAGCTAGCGGCCCTGCCCGCTCCAGTATGGCCCGGGCCTGATGCACAACATTACGAAGAGCCAACAGTGGGCATGACTGGGATGATTACATTTCCCTCCGTCAATCGCGCCCACCCTGACCATGTGGCGCTGACCGTTGCGAATCACATTTTCGGCAACAGTGGGGACAAGAACTCCCGCCTCATGCGTGAAGTGCACATCAAACGCAACCTGTACAAGCGCCCTTCAAGCACACTGCACCAGCTCGGCACTGTAGGAGAATGGTCGATCAACTGGCGTACTCGCGAGCAATATAGAGAAGCCAGCCGCCAGTTGCTTACCCGCATGCTTGAGGATTTTTTACGTGATGGGCCAACCGCCGAGGAACTGGCGCAAGCATGTAGCGCCTTGCTGGGTAGTTACCCACTGCACACCGTTTCCCATTGGCATATCAACACCTTGCTCCAACCCATCGCCATTCACGACCTGCCATTGGACACCCCTGAGCGGTTTGCCCGCGAACTAATGGCATTAACGCCACACGACATCGTGGCGGCAATGAATCGCCACTACGTCATGGACCAACTGCTGTACACAAGTATGGGCCCAACCGTTGACCAGCAACCGTTGCCGCCTTTAGCTCACGAGTAA
- the rsmD gene encoding 16S rRNA (guanine(966)-N(2))-methyltransferase RsmD, with protein MASPSAKPVKAHNGQGQLRIIGGEWRSRKLSFPDGPGLRPTPDRVRETLFNWLSPYVAGAKVLDPFAGSGALYLEALSRGASLGLALDSNGQAIASLRHNLDLLKCSVGQLMQTDALRYLETQTPTAFDLVFLDPPFHQNLLPAACALLEAKQWLAERAWIYTESETPPSALELPATWRLHREKKAGQVYYALWQRS; from the coding sequence ATGGCCAGCCCCTCTGCAAAACCTGTCAAAGCCCATAACGGTCAGGGCCAACTGCGCATCATTGGCGGCGAATGGCGCAGCCGCAAGCTGAGCTTTCCCGACGGCCCGGGCCTACGCCCGACCCCGGACCGGGTGCGTGAAACGTTGTTCAACTGGCTCAGCCCCTACGTCGCCGGCGCCAAGGTGCTGGACCCGTTCGCCGGTAGCGGCGCGCTGTACCTTGAGGCGCTTTCGCGTGGCGCCAGCCTGGGCCTGGCGCTGGACAGCAACGGCCAGGCCATCGCCAGCCTGCGGCACAACCTGGATCTGCTCAAGTGCTCTGTGGGGCAACTGATGCAGACCGATGCCCTACGTTACCTGGAAACCCAGACGCCCACGGCCTTTGACCTGGTATTCCTCGACCCGCCGTTCCACCAGAACTTGTTGCCGGCCGCCTGCGCCCTGCTTGAAGCCAAGCAATGGCTGGCCGAACGCGCCTGGATCTACACCGAGAGCGAAACCCCGCCCTCGGCGCTAGAGCTGCCCGCCACCTGGCGCCTGCACCGCGAAAAAAAGGCCGGCCAGGTGTACTACGCGCTGTGGCAGCGCAGCTAA
- a CDS encoding M16 family metallopeptidase: protein MVAGPARADDAAPQHLDNLQTLKELDGKAPSHRDLNIQTWKTSQGANVMFVEAHELPMFDMRLTFAAGSSQDDKVPGVAVLTNAMLNEGVAGKNVEAIAKGFEGLGADFGNGAYRDMAVASLRSLSATDKREPALKLFAEVVGKPTFPADSLARIKNQIMAGFEYQKQNPGKLAGLELFDRLYGTHPYAHPSEGTAKTVPGITVAQMRAFHNRAYAAGNTVIALVGDLSRADAEKIAEHVSAALPKGPTLAKISQPAEPKPGLTHIEFPSKQTTMLLAELGIDRTDPDYAALSLGNQILGGGTFGTRLMSEVREKRGLTYGIYSGFTPMQAKGPFMISLQTRAELSEGTLKLVQDILRDYLKTGPTQEELDNAKRELAGSFPLSTASNSSIVGQLGAIGFYNLPLSFLEDFMQQSQALTVEQVKEAMNRHLNADKLVIVTAGPTVDQKPLPPPSDKPQDQPLGVPEH from the coding sequence ATGGTAGCCGGCCCGGCCCGAGCCGATGACGCCGCGCCCCAGCACCTGGACAACCTGCAAACCCTGAAAGAGCTGGACGGCAAGGCCCCCAGCCACCGCGACCTGAACATCCAGACCTGGAAAACCAGCCAGGGCGCCAATGTGATGTTTGTCGAGGCTCACGAGTTGCCGATGTTCGACATGCGCCTGACCTTCGCCGCCGGCAGCAGCCAGGACGACAAGGTGCCGGGCGTGGCCGTGCTGACCAACGCCATGCTCAATGAAGGCGTGGCCGGCAAGAACGTCGAGGCCATCGCCAAGGGCTTCGAAGGCCTGGGTGCAGACTTTGGCAACGGCGCCTACCGTGACATGGCCGTGGCCTCGCTGCGCAGCCTGAGCGCCACCGACAAACGCGAGCCGGCACTCAAGCTGTTCGCCGAGGTAGTCGGCAAACCCACCTTCCCGGCCGATTCACTGGCGCGCATCAAAAACCAGATCATGGCTGGCTTCGAATACCAGAAGCAGAACCCGGGCAAGCTGGCCGGGCTTGAGCTGTTCGATCGCCTGTACGGAACCCACCCGTACGCACACCCCAGCGAAGGTACCGCCAAGACCGTGCCCGGCATCACCGTCGCGCAGATGCGCGCGTTCCACAACCGCGCCTACGCTGCTGGCAATACCGTCATCGCCCTGGTCGGCGACCTGAGCCGAGCCGACGCGGAAAAAATCGCTGAACACGTGTCGGCGGCGCTGCCCAAGGGCCCGACCCTGGCCAAGATCAGCCAGCCGGCCGAGCCCAAACCAGGCCTGACCCACATCGAGTTCCCGTCCAAGCAGACCACCATGCTGCTCGCCGAATTGGGCATCGACCGCACCGACCCGGACTACGCCGCCCTGTCGCTGGGCAACCAGATCCTCGGCGGTGGCACCTTCGGTACCCGCCTGATGAGCGAAGTGCGTGAAAAACGCGGCCTGACCTACGGCATCTACTCGGGTTTCACCCCGATGCAAGCCAAAGGCCCGTTCATGATCAGCCTGCAAACCCGCGCGGAGTTGAGCGAGGGCACCCTCAAGCTGGTCCAGGACATCCTGCGTGACTACCTGAAAACCGGGCCCACCCAAGAGGAGCTGGACAACGCCAAGCGCGAGCTGGCCGGCAGCTTCCCGCTGTCCACGGCCAGCAATTCGAGCATCGTCGGCCAACTGGGCGCCATTGGCTTCTATAATTTGCCATTGAGCTTCCTGGAAGACTTCATGCAGCAATCCCAGGCGCTGACCGTCGAGCAAGTCAAGGAGGCCATGAACCGCCACCTCAATGCCGACAAGCTGGTCATCGTCACCGCAGGGCCGACGGTCGACCAGAAACCGCTGCCACCCCCATCTGACAAACCCCAGGACCAACCCCTGGGTGTTCCGGAGCACTAA
- a CDS encoding M16 family metallopeptidase, with protein sequence MNALARRAAGLLISTVCLPFAALAADPQPTHEFTLDNGLKVVVREDHRAPVVVSQIWYKVGSSYETPGQTGLSHALEHMMFKGSEKLGPGEASRVLRDLGAEENAFTSDDYTAFYQVLAADRLPVAMELEADRMATLRLPADEFSREIEVIKEERRMRTDDKPGAKAFEMFKAMAYPASGYHTPTIGWMADLDRMKIEELRAWYQAWYVPNNATLVVVGDVTVDQVKGLAERFFGPIAKRATPPSKLPLELAEPGERLTTLHVKTQLPSVMYGFNVPGLATAKNPRDAQALRLISALLDGGYSARMSTQLERGEELVTGASASYNPFARGDSLFLLSATPNTQKKKTLADVEKGFWRLLDQLKTTPPSNEELERVRAQVIAGLVFERDSISSQATTIGQLETVGLSWKLMDTELDDIKSVTPQDIQNAARTYFTRSRLSVAHVLPEESAHD encoded by the coding sequence ATGAATGCTCTAGCCCGCCGCGCCGCTGGCCTGCTGATCAGCACTGTTTGCCTGCCATTTGCCGCCCTGGCGGCCGATCCGCAGCCCACGCACGAGTTCACCCTGGACAACGGCCTGAAGGTCGTGGTGCGTGAAGATCACCGCGCTCCCGTGGTGGTTTCGCAAATCTGGTACAAGGTCGGCTCCAGCTACGAAACACCCGGCCAGACTGGCCTGTCCCATGCCTTGGAACACATGATGTTCAAAGGCAGCGAAAAGTTGGGCCCCGGTGAAGCCTCCCGCGTGCTGCGCGACCTGGGCGCCGAAGAAAACGCCTTCACCAGCGACGACTACACCGCCTTCTATCAAGTGCTAGCCGCTGACCGCCTGCCCGTCGCCATGGAACTGGAAGCCGACCGCATGGCCACCCTGCGCTTGCCGGCCGATGAGTTCAGCCGCGAGATCGAGGTAATCAAGGAAGAGCGGCGCATGCGCACCGACGACAAGCCAGGTGCCAAGGCTTTCGAGATGTTCAAGGCCATGGCCTACCCGGCCAGCGGCTACCACACGCCGACCATCGGCTGGATGGCGGACCTGGACCGCATGAAGATCGAGGAGCTGCGCGCCTGGTACCAGGCCTGGTACGTACCCAACAACGCCACGCTGGTGGTGGTGGGCGACGTCACCGTCGACCAGGTCAAAGGCCTGGCCGAACGCTTCTTCGGCCCTATCGCCAAGCGCGCCACGCCCCCCAGCAAGCTGCCCTTGGAGCTGGCCGAGCCGGGTGAGCGCCTGACCACTCTGCACGTGAAAACCCAACTGCCAAGCGTGATGTACGGCTTCAACGTACCGGGCCTGGCTACCGCCAAGAACCCCCGCGACGCCCAAGCCCTGCGCCTGATCTCGGCCCTGCTCGACGGCGGCTACAGCGCGCGCATGTCTACCCAGCTGGAACGTGGCGAAGAACTGGTCACCGGCGCCTCGGCCAGCTACAACCCGTTTGCCCGCGGGGACAGCCTGTTCCTGCTGTCGGCCACGCCCAACACCCAGAAGAAAAAGACCCTGGCGGACGTGGAGAAAGGCTTCTGGCGCTTGCTCGACCAGCTCAAGACCACCCCGCCGTCCAACGAAGAGCTGGAGCGCGTGCGGGCACAGGTGATCGCCGGCCTGGTGTTCGAGCGCGACTCGATCAGCAGCCAGGCCACCACCATTGGCCAACTGGAAACCGTGGGCCTGTCGTGGAAGCTGATGGACACCGAGCTGGATGACATCAAGAGCGTCACGCCCCAGGACATCCAGAATGCCGCGCGCACTTATTTCACCCGGTCACGCCTGAGCGTTGCCCATGTACTGCCAGAGGAATCGGCTCATGACTGA
- the ftsE gene encoding cell division ATP-binding protein FtsE: MIRFEQVGKRYPNGHVGLHELSFRVRRGEFLFVTGHSGAGKSTLLRLLLAMERPTTGKLLLAGQDLGQISNAQIPFLRRQIGVVFQNHQLLFDRTVFNNVALPLQILGLSKPEIAKRVDSALERVALSDKSELYPGDLSTGQQQRVGIARAIVHRPALLLADEPTGNLDPRLAAEIMGVFEDINRLGTSVLIASHDLALIARMRHRMLTLQRGRLIGDGEAGE, encoded by the coding sequence ATGATTCGTTTCGAACAGGTCGGTAAGCGCTATCCGAACGGTCACGTCGGCCTGCATGAACTGAGCTTTCGAGTACGTCGAGGCGAATTCCTGTTCGTGACCGGCCACTCCGGTGCCGGCAAAAGTACTTTGCTGCGCCTGCTACTGGCGATGGAGCGGCCAACCACTGGCAAATTGTTGCTGGCCGGGCAGGACCTGGGCCAGATCAGTAACGCGCAGATCCCCTTTCTGCGCCGCCAGATCGGCGTGGTGTTCCAGAACCACCAATTGCTGTTTGATCGCACGGTGTTCAACAATGTCGCCTTGCCATTGCAGATCCTCGGCCTGTCCAAGCCCGAAATCGCCAAGCGGGTGGACTCGGCACTGGAGCGCGTGGCGTTGTCGGACAAGTCCGAACTTTACCCGGGCGACCTCTCCACCGGGCAGCAGCAGCGCGTTGGCATCGCCCGCGCTATCGTTCACCGCCCGGCCTTGCTGCTGGCGGATGAACCGACCGGTAACCTCGACCCAAGGCTGGCAGCAGAAATCATGGGTGTATTCGAAGACATCAACCGCCTGGGCACCAGCGTGCTGATCGCCAGCCACGACCTTGCTTTGATCGCGCGTATGCGCCATCGCATGCTGACCTTGCAGCGCGGCCGGTTGATCGGTGACGGGGAGGCAGGCGAATGA
- the ftsX gene encoding permease-like cell division protein FtsX, with the protein MSATRSPKVTDRVAPKAAEPPPKKKKHDDDDGPDFATLFRAWLESHRASMVDSLRRLGKQPIGSFFTCLVMAVALSLPMGLSLLLKNVERLGGSWQRAAQISLYLEMDAGGRDGEALVTQIKGLPGVADAEFVSRDQALKEFQQQSGLGEALKELPDNPLPGVVVVTPQEVDKPTLEALRQRLSELPKVQQAQLDLVWVERLAAILKLGDRFVFGLTVLLVSALLLVIGNTIRLHIENRRTEIEVIKLVGGTDAYVRRPFLYMGALYGVGAGIFSWGILAFGLNWLNDAVVGLSGLYGSDFALAGVPAADGLSLLLGAVLLGYIGAWIAVARHLRELAPR; encoded by the coding sequence ATGAGTGCCACACGCAGCCCAAAAGTAACCGATCGGGTGGCGCCGAAAGCCGCCGAGCCGCCGCCGAAGAAGAAAAAACACGACGACGATGACGGTCCCGACTTCGCCACCTTGTTCCGCGCCTGGCTGGAAAGCCATCGGGCGAGCATGGTCGACAGCTTGCGCCGGTTGGGCAAGCAGCCTATCGGCAGCTTTTTCACCTGCCTGGTAATGGCCGTTGCCCTGAGCCTGCCCATGGGCTTGTCGTTGTTGCTCAAGAACGTCGAGCGCCTGGGCGGTTCCTGGCAGCGCGCGGCACAGATATCGCTGTACCTGGAAATGGACGCAGGCGGCCGTGACGGTGAAGCGCTGGTGACCCAGATCAAAGGGTTGCCGGGTGTTGCCGACGCAGAATTCGTCAGCCGTGACCAAGCGCTCAAGGAGTTCCAGCAACAGTCGGGGCTGGGCGAGGCGCTCAAGGAGTTGCCCGACAACCCCTTGCCGGGCGTTGTCGTGGTGACCCCGCAGGAAGTCGACAAACCGACCTTGGAAGCCCTGCGCCAGCGCCTGTCCGAGTTGCCCAAGGTGCAACAGGCGCAACTGGACCTGGTGTGGGTCGAGCGCCTGGCGGCCATCCTCAAGCTGGGCGACCGCTTTGTCTTTGGCCTGACCGTATTGTTGGTATCGGCCCTGTTGCTGGTGATTGGTAATACCATTCGTCTGCACATCGAGAACCGTCGGACGGAAATCGAGGTCATTAAACTGGTGGGTGGTACCGACGCCTATGTTCGTAGGCCGTTTCTTTACATGGGCGCGCTTTATGGCGTAGGCGCGGGTATTTTTTCATGGGGTATCCTCGCTTTCGGCCTGAATTGGCTGAACGACGCGGTTGTCGGGCTGTCTGGTCTTTACGGCAGTGACTTTGCCCTGGCCGGCGTACCTGCCGCCGATGGTCTGTCGCTCTTGCTAGGAGCGGTATTGTTAGGGTATATCGGTGCTTGGATTGCGGTGGCTCGCCACTTGCGAGAGCTCGCGCCGCGATAG
- the rpoH gene encoding RNA polymerase sigma factor RpoH: MTTSLQPAYALVPGANLEAYVHTVNSIPLLTPEQERELAESLYYEQDLGAARQMVLAHLRFVVHIARSYSGYGLAQADLIQEGNVGLMKAVKRFNPEMGVRLVSFAVHWIKAEIHEFILRNWRIVKVATTKAQRKLFFNLRSQKKRLAWLNNEEVHRVAESLGVEPREVREMESRLTGHDMAFDPAAEADDDSAFQSPANYLEDHRYDPARQLEDADWSDNSNSNLHEALEVLDPRSRDILYQRWLAEEKATLHDLAQKYNVSAERIRQLEKSAMNKLKTSIAA, from the coding sequence ATGACCACTTCTTTGCAACCTGCTTACGCGTTGGTCCCGGGTGCGAACCTGGAAGCCTACGTGCACACCGTCAACAGCATCCCTTTGCTGACGCCGGAGCAGGAGCGTGAACTGGCCGAGAGTCTCTACTATGAGCAGGATTTGGGGGCGGCTCGGCAGATGGTGCTCGCCCACCTGCGTTTTGTCGTGCATATCGCACGCAGCTATTCCGGCTATGGCCTGGCTCAGGCTGACCTGATCCAGGAAGGTAACGTCGGCCTGATGAAGGCCGTGAAGCGCTTCAACCCAGAAATGGGCGTGCGCCTGGTATCGTTCGCCGTTCACTGGATCAAGGCCGAAATTCACGAGTTCATCCTGCGCAACTGGCGCATCGTGAAGGTCGCGACCACCAAGGCCCAGCGCAAGTTGTTCTTCAACCTGCGCAGCCAGAAGAAGCGCTTGGCGTGGCTGAACAACGAAGAAGTTCATCGCGTGGCCGAAAGCCTGGGCGTTGAGCCTCGTGAAGTGCGCGAGATGGAAAGCCGCCTGACCGGTCACGACATGGCGTTCGACCCGGCAGCAGAAGCCGACGACGATAGCGCGTTCCAGTCGCCGGCCAACTACCTGGAAGACCACCGCTACGACCCGGCGCGTCAGCTGGAGGATGCCGACTGGAGTGATAACTCCAACAGCAACCTGCACGAAGCCCTGGAAGTGCTGGACCCACGCAGCCGTGACATCCTTTACCAGCGCTGGTTGGCCGAGGAAAAAGCCACGCTGCATGACCTGGCGCAGAAGTACAACGTGTCGGCGGAACGCATCCGCCAGCTCGAGAAGAGCGCGATGAACAAGCTCAAGACTTCCATCGCCGCTTGA
- the mtgA gene encoding monofunctional biosynthetic peptidoglycan transglycosylase, which translates to MLHYLFRRFCTFLLWFAIGSALLVLVFRWVPPPGTMLMVERKIESWADGQPIDLQRSWRPWDQISDDLKVAVIAGEDQKFSQHWGFDFSAMQAAFAHNERGGSIRGASTLTQQVAKNLFLWSGRSYFRKALEAWFTALIEVMWPKQRILEVYVNSVEWDDGVFGAEAAARHHFGVSASALSRQQASLLAAVLPNPREWSASHPSTYVARRAGWIRQQMSQLGGDDYLVGLNHSRSSAPWTQ; encoded by the coding sequence ATGCTGCATTATCTGTTTCGACGCTTCTGCACGTTCCTGCTCTGGTTCGCCATTGGCAGCGCCTTGTTGGTGCTAGTTTTTCGCTGGGTACCGCCGCCCGGCACCATGTTGATGGTCGAGCGCAAGATCGAATCCTGGGCCGACGGCCAGCCGATCGACCTGCAGCGCAGCTGGCGCCCATGGGACCAAATCTCCGACGACCTCAAGGTGGCCGTGATCGCCGGCGAAGACCAGAAATTCTCGCAACACTGGGGCTTTGACTTCAGCGCCATGCAGGCTGCCTTTGCCCACAACGAGCGCGGCGGTTCTATCCGTGGTGCCAGCACCCTTACCCAGCAAGTGGCCAAGAACCTGTTCCTGTGGTCGGGCCGCAGCTACTTCCGCAAGGCCCTGGAGGCCTGGTTCACCGCACTGATCGAAGTGATGTGGCCCAAGCAACGGATCCTCGAGGTGTACGTGAACAGCGTGGAATGGGACGACGGCGTGTTCGGCGCCGAAGCAGCGGCCCGCCATCACTTCGGCGTGAGTGCCAGCGCACTTTCACGCCAGCAGGCCAGCCTGTTGGCTGCCGTATTGCCTAACCCGCGGGAATGGAGCGCCAGCCACCCAAGCACCTACGTGGCACGCCGTGCGGGGTGGATTCGCCAGCAGATGAGCCAGCTGGGTGGGGATGATTACCTGGTGGGGCTAAATCATTCGCGCAGTAGTGCGCCGTGGACGCAATGA